The genomic window GTGGTGCCATGAGAGCTGTTTTGGAAATGGCAGGCGTTCACAATGTATTGGCGAAATCACACGGCTCATCAAATCCTCATAATGTGGTGAAAGCAACGTTGGATGCATTGACTCGGATTAGAAGTCCTCATGTGATTGCAAAAACCCGCAAAATTGAAGTCTCAAAAGTATTCGAAGGCTGATATTAAATTTAGAATATGGCAAAAGTTAAAATTACCCAGGTCAAGAGTGTCATCAAAGCAAATGAACGCCAGAAATTGACAATGCAAGCTTTGGGATTAAGAAATGTTCATGACTCAGTGGAATTGGAGTTTACTCCACAAATTAAAGGCATGACAGACAAATTAAGGCATCTTTTAACAATAGAAAAGATCTAAACTATTATGGAATTACATAATCTAAGACCAGCTAAAGGCGCAATCAAGAAACGCAAAAGAATCGCTCGAGGCGAAGGATCCGGTCATGGTGGTACTGCGACAAAAGGTCACAAAGGAATGAAAGCCCGTTCAGGTGCAAAATCTACTAAGAATTTTGAAGGGGGTCAAACGCCTTTGCAAAGACGATTGCCTAAAATAGGTTTTAAGAATATTTCTACCAAAGAATATGTTACATTTAACTTGGATCAAATCCAAGACCTTGCGACTAAACATGGGCTTTCAACATTTGACCATGAAACTTTGCGTAAGTATCGTTTAGTTGGTAAGAATGACCAAATTAAAATATTAGGCCGAGGTGAGTTGAGTTCTTCAATCCACATCAAAGCAAATAAAGCAACAGCATCTGCCGGCGAAAAAGTAAAAGCAAGCGGCGGAACTCTAGAAATTGTTTGATTTTCTACACTGCAGTCATTCTCACAGGTCAGTTGAATAAAGTGAACCAAAAAGTAATGACGCAACCAAAACAAGTATAAATGAAAAAATTTATTGAAACGCTGCAGCATATTTGGAGTATAAAAGAATTGCGTGATAAAATTGTTTACACGCTTTTATTGCTTTTAGTCTTCAGATTGGGTTCATTTATCGTATTGCCGGGAGTGAATGCTGAAGCGCTCAAGAACAAATCTAACAGTGCAAATAGTTTATTTGGTTTGATCAACACGTACACAGGTGGTGCATTTGATCAGGCGTCCGTTTTTGCCTTGGGTATTATGCCATACATTACGGCATCTATCATCGTGCAACTTCTTGGATTTGCGGTGCCATATTTCCAAAGATTACAACAGAAAGAAGGCGAGAGCGGAAGACGAAAACTCAATCAAATTACACGATTACTTACCGTTTTAATTACACTTGTTCAAGGTGGTGGTTATCTGACTTATATTCACTCTCTCGGTGTTGTAAATCCGGATATGAGCGGTTTTACGTTTTGGTTTGCGAATAGTATCATCCTCGCAACTGGTACGATATTCTGTATGTGGTTAGGAGAAAGAATTACTGACAGAGGTATTGGTAATGGTACATCAATGATAATTATGATCGGTATCATTTCAAGGTTGCCGGGTGCATTTGCATTCGAACTTCAATCCCAGCTTGCCAATAATGGACTGATATTGTTTATATTTGAATTGGTGATTCTTTTCCTGATTATAATAATTTCAATATTGATCGTTCAGGGTGTTCGAAAAATTCCGATACAATTTGCAAAGAGGATGGTAGGCCGTGGAGCTGGATCTATGCCAATCAATACAGATCGTGATTATATTCCACTGAAGGTTAATGCTGCCGGTGTAATGCCAATTATTTTCGCTCAGGCAATTACTTTCCTGCCATTGACAGCAGTCCAATATTTAAGTGGAGACCCTGCATTCGGATCGACTGGAGTATTGAGAGAATTGACCGACCCATATGGTTTCTGGCACAATTTGCTGACATTTGTATTGGTTGTAGTGTTTACTTATATTTATACAGCCTTGATCGTTAATCCACAAAACTATGCAGAGTATCTCAAGAGAAATAATGCATTTGTCCCTGGAATAAAGCCAGGTGAAGATACTGAAGAATACATCGATACGACCACTACACGCATTACATTACCTGGATCTATTTTTCTAGGTTTTGTAACCATTATTCCTGCAATTGCGGTGTTATTTGGTGTCAATTCCAATTTCGCCAGGTTCTTTGGAGGTTCCTCGGTGCTGATCTTAGTAGGTGTGGTACTAGATACTTTGGCTCAGATAGAATCCTATCTTTTGATGAAAAAGTATGATGGATTAGTGAAATCTGGAAGAATTGAAGGTAGGACAAGCACCGGAGGTATCGGACCTTCAATAGGATAGAATACCAGCGCAATGATATACCTCAAAACTGAGGAGGAACTTCAGAAAATTAAAGCAAGCAGTTTATTGGTCAGCGAAACGCTTGCATTGATGGCGTCCTTATTGAAGCCGGGTATTACCGGAAAACAATTAGATGTTCAAGCATATGAGTTTATCCGCTCCCAAGGAGCGAAACCTTCATTTTTAGGTTATAATGGATTTCCTGCTACACTTTGTATTTCAAAGAATGAGGAGGTCGTCCATGGCATCCCCAACGATCAGCCTTTCAAAGAAGGCGATATCATATCTGTGGATTGTGGAGTTTTCTTTAATGGATTTCATGGTGATTCGGCATATACATTTGTCTTGGGCCAACCCAATGATGACATTGTCAGATTGATGAAAGTTACTCAAGAATGCCTCTATTTGGGAATTGCTGCAGCCAAAGAAGGTAATCGCATCGGAGATATCAGTTATGCGGTCCAATATCATGCAGAGCAAAAGCATCAGTTTGGAGTGGTGAGAGAGTTGGTGGGCCACGGTATTGGAAGATCGTTGCATGAGCCTCCTGAAGTCCCAAATTTTGGGAAATCAGGCCGAGGAGTGCTATTGAAGCAAGGTATGACACTTGCTATTGAGCCGATGATCAATCTCGGGACTAAGAATGTCAAACATTTGAAAGACGGTTGGACAGTAGTTACCGCCGATCGTAAACCTTCAGCACATTATGAGCATACTATTGCTGTGGGTAAAGAAGGCGCAATATTACTGTCGGATCATTCAAAAATAGAAGAAAAAGTTAAAAATAATACTAATTTGTACGCAGTCTAAAGAAAAAGTGCGATATTTGCACTCCGAATTTTGTAAAATGGCCAAAAAGAACCTAATCCAACAGGATGGAACGATTGAAGAAGCTCTTTCCAACGCAATGTTTAGGGTCAGATTACAAAATGATCATTTAATCATAGCCACCATTTCAGGAAAAATGAGGATGAATTATATTCGAATTTTACCGGGAGATAAAGTGGCTGTAGAAATGAGTCCATATGATCTAACAAGAGGAAGGATCACTTTTAGGTATAGATAAAGTCAAAAGGTATGAAAGTTCGTACATCAGTAAAGAAAAGAACCGCAGATTGCAAGTTTGTTCGTCGTAAGGGCAAGCTGTATATTATCAATAAAAAGAATCCAAAGTTTAAACAACGTCAGGGATAAACTCATAAGGTATGGCGCGTATAGCAGGAATTGATTTACCAAAATCCAAGAGGGGCCTCATAGGCCTTACTTACATTTATGGCATAGGAAGAGCGACTTCAGCCAAAATATTAGAGGACCTCAAAATTGATCACAATATCCGTGTTCAAGACTGGTCTAATGATCAGATTCAGTCCATACAAAAGGCTATTCAGGACGATTATAAAGTAGAAGGAGAGTTGCGTTCTGAGGTTCAACTCAGCATCAAACGATTGATGGATATTGCCTGTTACAGAGGTATTCGGCATAGAAAAGGTCTTCCTGTGAGAGGTCAGCAGACAAAGACCAACGCACGTACCCGTAAAGGAAAGAGAAAAACAGTGGCAAACAAGAAAAAAGTTACGAAGTAATCTACTGCTTCCCGCAATAAATATATTATGGCAAAAGGTAAAAAAGCAAAAAAGAGGAAAGTTAAAGTTGATTCAGAAGGCTTTGCATATATACAAGCTTCATTCAACAACATTATTGTTTCATTGTGTAACCGCGCCGGTGAAGTAATTTCATGGGGTTCTGCCGGAAAATCTGGATTCAGAGGTTCCAAAAAGAATACTCCCTATGCAGCCCAAATGGCAGCTAATGATGCTGCTGCTGTTGCATTTGAAGCAGGAATGAAAACCGCAGAAGTTTATGTCAAAGGACCCGGTTCCGGAAAAGAAGCAGCAATTCGTGCGATAGACAGTTCCGGCATAAAGATTATGAAAATCACCGACTTAACTCCAATTCCTCACAATGGCTGTAGGCCGCCGAAACACAGAAGAGTTTAATTTTCCATTATTACGACAAGCAGATTATGGCAAGATATACTGGTCCAGTTACAAAAAAATCTCGAGCATTTGGTCAATCCCTTATCGGATATGACAAATCATTTGAACGCAAAAAATACCCACCGGGACAGCATGGGCCGTCTCGAAAGAAAAAACAAAAGTCCGATTATGCTGTTCAGCTTGTTGAAAAGCAGAAGGCTAAATATACATACGGAGTTTTAGAAAGACAGTTCCGAAATATCTTTCATGATGCCCATAAGAAGGGTGGAGTAACAGGTGAAAATTTGCTTCAATACCTTGAGGCAAGATTGGACAACACAGTCTATCGCCTTGGAATTTCCGCTACAAGAAAGGGATCACGACAGTTAGTTTCACACAGACACATCACTGTCAACGGACGTGTTGTAAATATTCCTTCTTATAGATTACTTCCAGGAGACGTGATTGCAGTACGCGGCAAGTCCCAATCTATGGATCATATTCATCATCAAGTTGCGCAAAAATCTGATGTGAGAAAATTCCCATGGGTAGAATGGAACGCAGATAAGATGGAAGGTAAATTTTTACAATACCCTTCGCGTGATCAAATTCCTGAAGTGATCAATGAGCAGTTGATCGTCGAATTGTATTCAAAATAATCTTGTTCTTTACAA from Saprospiraceae bacterium includes these protein-coding regions:
- the rpmD gene encoding 50S ribosomal protein L30; its protein translation is MAKVKITQVKSVIKANERQKLTMQALGLRNVHDSVELEFTPQIKGMTDKLRHLLTIEKI
- the rplO gene encoding 50S ribosomal protein L15 yields the protein MELHNLRPAKGAIKKRKRIARGEGSGHGGTATKGHKGMKARSGAKSTKNFEGGQTPLQRRLPKIGFKNISTKEYVTFNLDQIQDLATKHGLSTFDHETLRKYRLVGKNDQIKILGRGELSSSIHIKANKATASAGEKVKASGGTLEIV
- the secY gene encoding preprotein translocase subunit SecY: MKKFIETLQHIWSIKELRDKIVYTLLLLLVFRLGSFIVLPGVNAEALKNKSNSANSLFGLINTYTGGAFDQASVFALGIMPYITASIIVQLLGFAVPYFQRLQQKEGESGRRKLNQITRLLTVLITLVQGGGYLTYIHSLGVVNPDMSGFTFWFANSIILATGTIFCMWLGERITDRGIGNGTSMIIMIGIISRLPGAFAFELQSQLANNGLILFIFELVILFLIIIISILIVQGVRKIPIQFAKRMVGRGAGSMPINTDRDYIPLKVNAAGVMPIIFAQAITFLPLTAVQYLSGDPAFGSTGVLRELTDPYGFWHNLLTFVLVVVFTYIYTALIVNPQNYAEYLKRNNAFVPGIKPGEDTEEYIDTTTTRITLPGSIFLGFVTIIPAIAVLFGVNSNFARFFGGSSVLILVGVVLDTLAQIESYLLMKKYDGLVKSGRIEGRTSTGGIGPSIG
- the map gene encoding type I methionyl aminopeptidase — its product is MIYLKTEEELQKIKASSLLVSETLALMASLLKPGITGKQLDVQAYEFIRSQGAKPSFLGYNGFPATLCISKNEEVVHGIPNDQPFKEGDIISVDCGVFFNGFHGDSAYTFVLGQPNDDIVRLMKVTQECLYLGIAAAKEGNRIGDISYAVQYHAEQKHQFGVVRELVGHGIGRSLHEPPEVPNFGKSGRGVLLKQGMTLAIEPMINLGTKNVKHLKDGWTVVTADRKPSAHYEHTIAVGKEGAILLSDHSKIEEKVKNNTNLYAV
- the infA gene encoding translation initiation factor IF-1, with translation MAKKNLIQQDGTIEEALSNAMFRVRLQNDHLIIATISGKMRMNYIRILPGDKVAVEMSPYDLTRGRITFRYR
- the rpmJ gene encoding 50S ribosomal protein L36, whose product is MKVRTSVKKRTADCKFVRRKGKLYIINKKNPKFKQRQG
- the rpsM gene encoding 30S ribosomal protein S13, with the protein product MARIAGIDLPKSKRGLIGLTYIYGIGRATSAKILEDLKIDHNIRVQDWSNDQIQSIQKAIQDDYKVEGELRSEVQLSIKRLMDIACYRGIRHRKGLPVRGQQTKTNARTRKGKRKTVANKKKVTK
- the rpsK gene encoding 30S ribosomal protein S11, which produces MAKGKKAKKRKVKVDSEGFAYIQASFNNIIVSLCNRAGEVISWGSAGKSGFRGSKKNTPYAAQMAANDAAAVAFEAGMKTAEVYVKGPGSGKEAAIRAIDSSGIKIMKITDLTPIPHNGCRPPKHRRV
- the rpsD gene encoding 30S ribosomal protein S4, with the translated sequence MARYTGPVTKKSRAFGQSLIGYDKSFERKKYPPGQHGPSRKKKQKSDYAVQLVEKQKAKYTYGVLERQFRNIFHDAHKKGGVTGENLLQYLEARLDNTVYRLGISATRKGSRQLVSHRHITVNGRVVNIPSYRLLPGDVIAVRGKSQSMDHIHHQVAQKSDVRKFPWVEWNADKMEGKFLQYPSRDQIPEVINEQLIVELYSK